The nucleotide sequence CATTGATGCAACACAACACCAAAGGCTTAGCTCTAAACCTGTAGTTGCAAGTGGTTCCAGACCAAAGGCAATGGCATCTCCAAGCAGCGGTGTTTCCACCAAGCGCAACAGTTTAGTATCTGCTCCCCTCAAAAAACAAATGTGGGTAAGTACACTGAGCTGTGGTCTCAATATGTCTTGTTATAAGCAAATTCTTATCGGTTTCTCCTTGTACTGTGTCAGCCTGTGAAAACCCGTTTCTAAGACTGCAGCTAAAGTCCCTGTTTCCAAGTGAGTCAAATGCTTTCTTATttaaatatgtgtatatataagcCAACTAAGCCAATATGAAATTGCAGATTGGTGGTAGATGAAGTTCTAAATCCATTAAAGATGAAATGGCAGGCAAGAACACTGAAGATGCCCCATCAACAACAGCTGTGTAAGTCCTCTTTTATGCCTGGGATTTTGTCCTAACCggccaaaccaaaccaaagtttttggttagttcggtagGAGTTTGGTTCGATTCAAtaggtttaataaaaagtttggtTTCTGGTTTGGTTGGTTCGGTGATCATCGGTTttctttcaataaaaatatataaccaaACCTATACGAAAAAACTGAACTGAACTAATCTAACTAACTAGATTTCGAACCAAATTTAACGAAATTATCCgaaattttaagaaattaaacCAAATCGAAATCAAAAACTTTGGTAGAATTCTCACAAACCggactaaccaaataccgaaccTAATTTTATTTCGGGTTGGTAAGATTTATGTCGAACTGTACTACCCGAACCCACAGGGTTACCTCTTTGTGTTGGATGTGGAAGTACTGTACATTAAAGAGTGAATGCATCTGTACTTACAGGGTGGCAGAGAAAGTATCTAAACCAGTGAAAGGGTGAAGTGGCAAGCAAGGAAGATGACGACACCCGTTCAACCACCACTTCGTATGTCATTTTCTTCATGTTCTATTCTATGTTTGttgatgacatatatatataatgtttggATGTTGCTCAGAACTTCAACACCTCGTGGGAGAAGAAGCAGCGTTGGGTCTGCTTCTGGATTTTCATTTAGGTTGGAGGAAAGGGCTGAGAAACGGAAGGAGGTTGCGCTATGCTTACAACCTTTTCATTTGGAGCATTTTAGAGCAGATTATAGTCTCCTCTTAACTTGTGTCTGGTTTTTCAGTTCTATATGAAACTAGAAGAGAAGATCCAAGCTAAGGAGGTAGAGAAGACAACTTTGCAGGCGAAGTCAAAGGTTAGTTTAACACATCTTCTGTAATGGATGCAAACTCTTTCTTATTAGTCTGACATCTTCTATAATGTAGGTGTTTGTTCAGGAGAGTCAGGAAGAAGAGATCAAAAGGTTGAGGAAGAGCTTGACGTTCAAGGCTGGTCCCATGCCTAGTTTCTACAAAGAACCTCCACCTAAGGTTGAATTGAAGAAGGTTTGCTTCTTTGCTCTTTCTTCCGTGTGATCATACTTGTCCTGATGTTATGTTGATGTGTGGTTCGTTGAAATGTTGTAGATACCAACTACTCGTCCTAAATCTCCGAAGCTAGGACGCAGAAAAGTAGTAGCAGTGATGCAACAAACAGGAGGTGAGACTGGTGCTCCTCGTGTGACAAAACCAAGAGACTcaccattatcatcatcatctagctTGAAGAAACCATAACAAAGTCTCAGCCAAAGACTGAGTCAGTGAAGGttaaagaaaggagaagaagaagaagcagagaaaagaagagaggaaCAGAAGACTTCTTCTACTGTGGCTGCTAAACCTGAAGAGAAGAAAGTAGAAGCAGAGGGAGAGAAGGCTTCTTGCGTGTCTGTGGCTGCTAAACCGGAAGAGATTAAACCGGAATCCAACAACATCCAAGTGAAGGCTGAGATTATGACTACTGAAGTGGCAGTGGGAAGCTGATAAAAGCAAGAAAGGCTTTGGATCTTGGAATAAATCtcttatctcttcttcttctttttcaaaagCTTTAGTGTGAATAGAGTTGTTTGCATTGCGTCATACTTTGAGAGTTACTCTCCATTTCTTTGAAAGGCTCAGATTGTTTCTTTAAAATATGGTCTTTAATATTTGTTGGATTCAAAAAACTGTAACTTATATTTGTATAATGAGGATATATGTGTGAATTTGAAGAGTGAAAACATGTGTTTGAGTTGTACAAATGTTAAATATCAAAGGAGGATGGTGGTGTTTAAACTTACTAAGGTCAGATACAAGCAAGCATCATCGGTGGTGTATTCTGTTTTTGCAACATGTTTGTGGTCGGCTAAGTGTTTATGCTTGGAGTTGTTAACGGTTGGTTTTGAGTCTTTGACTAACGTTGGATATATACTTGGGAGTTTCAGCTAATGAAGTATTTGGAGTTTATTAAGGCCGAAATTGACACAATCAAAAATGGATTATACTTGGTAGTTGTTAACCATACAAGATTTTATGATCCAAAATGTAAAGTGTACCTCTTAATTCTCAcaatgttttatatatgtaaGACTTCTTTTACGGATCGATGAACACGAAATGATATGAAGAAAGACAAAGTAGAAACGGTCTTAGTATTACACTAAGACACTTGATAACATTTTGACTTTGACTAGAGAAGGCCAGCATTACTACACATTTGTGAATTTTGAGTGAATGAAAATGTCGCTTCAAGTTTTTTGGCTTACTTATTGGCGACTCCGAGCAGTCAAGTGGATCCAAGTTTACAGATCTGATTTGCGTAGGATGACTGTGTACTACTGATTATAGTGTTCACCGCGGACAATTAGGTAAGAATCATGATGATCCATAGCCTTTTAAGTCCTGCCATTGGTTTATAATCTGATTCTCTAATCACatgtttttcttctcttttatgGGAGCATTTGGTTTCTCGAGGTACAATTCGACTTTGGGCTTTAACTTTATATCGCCTGTATACATTATCTTCTTGGCCTCAAACGTGCTTTAATGTACCACGCTCGTGACAACAAACCCCAAAACGATACCTAACACTACTCCTATAAGAAGAACTAGAGTTTATTCCGCGCATCggatatattttcattttataaatatttaattttgatattattataaaaatttaaatatataatttatatcttagtattttgtattttataattctttaattttattgtttagatTTCTTATTACTCTATTAATATAggagtttgttttatacattttacctttttattacattttcgagttttcataatttcaaataatcaaataaaaaatatttttcaacatataatttttgaaaatatatagctgtaaaaataaatttttaacatatgttaataacttcatttgtataaaaaaaatctgaccTTTTGAACCCGTTTTAGTGgtagatgataatttatttaaatgaaagcattatattacgtaattacgaaattaattaatgcaatatttaataaaaattatttaaaaaattagtatgattttgttagatttttctcaacagattttgttataactgaaaataaaattcaaatctatagttaaaattaatttattattaatattcctaTTAATTGTTATGTCATATTATGTGATTAATGAAATGGTTCTATTATGACTTTTTTATGGTAGATAATAATATCTCAGTCTGAGTTGGAGACACTggattatgattttcttttcaaGTAACAAAATAATCAACACTTCTGTACTACGCTTCTGTGCACAACCACTAATCATtaataatatttctttctttcttctaaaAATACAATCAGTTATGTTTTctagtactccctccgtttcacaGTAGTCACTTATACATTTTtctcacatattaaaaaatcatttaaattcatttatgttttcattaatagAACAAATCTAACCAATAGTATTTCAGATAcatagatttttataaaatcaatgcattttgcaattaattttcagctgaaaTGTTGTATAAATTGCATTGGTATTGTAGAATGACACtctttgtgaaacaaaaaaaatgagttAAAGTgatacttaatatgaaatataatttatgtataacaAAAAGAGAAGCAGCACATGTATTATAAACAAATTCTATCTTAATCTCTTGCTTTAAATAAGATTCAAAATGAAGCTCTTAAAAGATCTGTCAATCTATCCGCGTCACCATaaacccaaaaagaaaaaaaattcgatTATACCGTTACAAAGGACATTGACGTAAAGTAAGTGGGGTCAAtctgaaaacaatataaaattagaagggcacaaatagaaacaaaaattaaaaggcTTTCTCTCGCTGGAGGAGGTGTAGGCTTCCCTCCACATCTCTATGCCCCCCAACACAAAAACTCCTCCCTTCCCTCGTTttctgctctctctctctctcactaaaACCCTCGCCTCCCCTTTCTCTCTCCTCCACCGGGATCTTCGAATCGAACTCCGCTTCACAACGATCCATGTCCGGCGGCGTACGATCTTCCCCCGGTCCTTCTCGCcagccgccgccgccgccgtcgtCCTCGGCAGCTTCTGTGCCCGTGGTGCCACCTATAAGCCGACACTTAGCGTTCGCCTCAACGAAACCGCCGTTCCATCCCTCGGATAACTACCACCGATTCACCCCTTCGCACCTCACTAACAACCTCGTCAATGGCTGTGGAGGACTCGTAGATCGGGAGGAGGACGCCGTCGTTCTTAGATCTCCTGTGAGTTCGCCTCGGGTTTTTCGATTTTGGATTTAATGCGATTATCGCGAGGCCTTGTCGAATTTTAACCTCAGTTTAGCTTCACGATGGTACATTTGTGTGCGAATCGAATTACACGAACTCGACACGCGAATCTAGTCAACCATTTATTCCAATTGTTATGGTTTATTGAGCTCTAATTGTGCAGTTTTGATTTCCCCAACTGTTAAATTGTGTGTGAGTCAAAGTGTTAGTATCAAAGTAATGTTACATGAGGCTTggagtattttatttatttatcatgtgCAATGTTTGCAGTAGATTCTATTGTTGTGGAAAGTTTCAAGTTAAATAACAGTTTTAGGATAATTGCAGTCACGGAAGAGAAAGACGACTATGGATGTGGTTACTACTACTACCAGTTCTACTAGTAATGGATTCACGAGTTCTGATGGTTTCACTAGCAGTCCCTGCCGAACTCCTGTTTCAGCAAAAGGAGGCAGAGTCAACATCAAGTCAAAGTCCAAAGTAAACCAGTCCATTCCCCAAACACCCATCTCAAATATTGgtaagaaagaaagaactaCTCTTTCTTGTTTGAATTATCCTCCAGAGAGCTGATTGGGTTCATGGTAAATTTGCAGGTTCTCCTGCCACACTAACTCCTTCTGGAAGTTGCCGTTATGACAGTTCTTTAGGTAATTAATTAACCCACTGTTTCCTATTTGTCTCTAAGATTTAATCCATGGTGTGGTGAATATGAAGATGCTGATATAAATCTGTTCAGGTCTCCTTACGAAAAAGTTCGTCAATCTTATCAAACAAGCCAAAGACGGAATGCTGGACCTGAACAAAGCTGCAGAGACATTGGAGGTGCAGAAACGTCGTATATATGATATTACAAACGTTTTGGAGGGGATTGATCTCATTGAAAAGCCTTGAAGAACCGAATCCTTTGGAAGTGAGGATTTTATGATATAATTATTATGCTTATGCAGTTCGAAGCATCTCTTTGTTGGGATACTTCTTCAGTCACTTAAATACATCTATACTCACCTGTGGATCAATAAACTTGACCAGGGGAGTTGATGCTTCGGGGCCTGGCGATGAGGATGCTGATGTTTCTGACGTACAGGTGCGGTATATCACAATGCACTTGATAAATTTATTACGCACTTAAGTGAAATGGCATGCACTTAGATTCTGGCCTCGGTTGATTGTTTTCTGCTTGCAGGCAGAAATTGAAAACCTTTCCCTCGAGGAGCAAGCGCTAGATAACCAAATCAGGTTTCATAGCATTCATTTTAAGAGTTTTGGGATGTTGTGATTATCGACTCAACCATTGCTGACGTTTAGTACCTTGTTTTCAGAGAAACGGAGCAAAGATTAAGAGATCTGAGCGAAAATGAAAAGAATCAGAAGTATAAATCTCCGTATATCTATTGTTTTATAGGCTAATTTTTACTTAAATGCTATTCTTATGATGGGGACTTAACCAATCTATCCCCATTGTTCAGATGGCTTTTTGTAACCGAAGAGGACATCAAGAGTTTACCAGGCTTCCAGGTCTGTCCTTCCTATTTCATGTCGTCTGCCAATCccaaaactttcttttttttcacttATATCTCAACTCTCACTTTGCTGCCCCCGCAGAACCAGACACTGATAGCCGTCAAAGCTCCTCATGGCACAACTTTGGAAGTCCCTGATCCAGATGAAGTTAGTCTCTTTCAGCAACTTTGGAAGACACCTGCTATTCATCATTAGATGCGAAAATGTTATGATAATATGTTTCTTATCCACATTGACAGGCGGTTGGCCACCCTCAAAGGAGATACAGGATCATTCTCAGAAGTACAATGGGTCCTATTGACGTATACCTTGTTAGGTACTTTTCTTTCTCGTTATGAATATATGTCAAGGAATTCAAATGATAGAAGGAAGTCACTTTTCTGCTTACATGTCTTTTACTTTGACATCATGTTCAGTGAATTTGAGGAGAAGTTTGAAGACACAAATGGCCCTGctgaaccaccaccaccactatgCTTGCCTATTGCTTCTTGCTCGGGATCTACAGAAAACCATGACATAGAAGCCTTAACTGCTGATAACACAGGAACTACCATTGAGGATCAGTTGTCTCAAGTACATGCACATGCTCAACCGGGCGAGACCTCTGATCTTAATTATTTGGAGGAGCAGGTAGGTGGAATGCTTAAGATTACTCCCTCTGACGTCGAAGTAAGACACCCTtgattacttttaaaaattactcgGCAAAAACTACAGAATTTCATATCTGATATgtcatctaaaatataattgCGTTACGCAATTGAACTTATCAAGTAGCAATAAAGCCACTCTTCAACTTCAGAAGTCCTGAAACTTTGGCATGACTCTCGCTTACCTTTTGATGTGGTCTTACATATTCTTGCAGAATGATGATACGGACTACTGGCTTCTCTCCAATGCGGACATTAGCATGACGGATATTTGGAAAACAGACTGTATCCTTTGATTTTTCAAAACCTGTTTCTCTTTATAGCTGTTCAGTGGTATATAATGCAATCCTTAATTCATATGCTAAAGCTGGTATCGATTGGGACTATGGAATAGCTGATGTGAGTACTCCACCACCGATGATCGGTGACATATCCCCAACCGCTATTGACTCAATCCCGAGATGATGCAAGAAGATCAAACATGCATCTCATCCcaaatgattttctttctcaCCAACTCTTGGCGCCCCAATCAAATCTAAGGAGGGACCAGATACAGAAACGTGTATGGACCAGTGGCAGGTGCGTACCATAAATTATACGATTAAAATTATGATCTCATTTATCGCTGGAGTGGTGTAACGAGTGACAATGTAGAGGAGTACTGGTTAATGTAAGTTCAAGAGAGATATATATTGGTACACTAGTTGATTATAAATTTTGACCATTCAATTGCATCGTTATTATCTGCTAAATGAGCTGCACACCAGGTTTAGTTAACCGACACacaaatatttgtattaatacTTCTGCTTAAATTTACAAAACCACAAGAACATACAAAGTTCAGCTGTTTTGTTCTTAAGACGGTTTCAAAACTTTCACTTTTCTTTGCctatactatatataacaaattGGAAGAGGCTCTCCACGTTTATGTACGTTACTATGATGCGGCCTGAGACCTGGAGTTAGAACGGCGAAGCCTGGCTCGGGCATCGGTGATGGGTGATCCTGGAATTGTATCCGGAATGTCGACTCCTTCTCCGTTGAACGTTCCCGCTGCTTCTCGGCCTGGTGTTTGTGGTGGTGTCGGTGGTGGCCACTTCCTCCCCCTGCTCGTTTGCTTCTCTAGCGATCGCAACGCAGATAGTGATTTGTTCAACGCTCTAGGCGCGGGCGGCGAGTTCGGTTCACTCTCTGTCTCCACCGGTGACTGCGTTTTAACGTTCACGTTCGGCTTCACAAAGTAACACAAAAGGGTCAGACATTATCAAGTAGTACTAACATATTTTAACTGAGAGACAATATTAATTAGACAGCCTATGGGTTAGTACCGGTTGGTTAGCTGCGGCTGCGGCAGGGAACCGGAGCGATTGGGCGAGTACATATTGAAAAGCCTGGATGAAGGTGGATTGAGCAGCCTGGGCAAAGTTGTGGAAGTAGAATATGAAAAAGTCCCAAGCTCTAGCTCGCAACTCCATAATCTTTCTGTCGATTTCTGTCTCATGCTGAGCTATGTATGGCTTCAACAACGTCTCATACACATGTCTCGTTCCCTTCATCCATTGTTTCTCGAGTTATATAATTAGTGGATAaccatttatataatataagtactATCCAACAAGGCAAATGTCTAGTACCTTCGTTTTGGGATACCACAGATATACGAAGAAGACCACTTTCATTTCTCCATATAACGGTAACCTGCAAAATAATAATTGCATTTGCCAATTATTTAATGAatgatatattataaattaggGCATGAATAAGATATTTATTACCATGAGATAAATATATCGCCTACCCTCTCGAACGACGAAATTAGCGCC is from Brassica napus cultivar Da-Ae unplaced genomic scaffold, Da-Ae ScsIHWf_2869;HRSCAF=3653, whole genome shotgun sequence and encodes:
- the LOC106451197 gene encoding HVA22-like protein j — its product is MLGDFIIRFLVLILGYTYPAFECFKTVEKNKVDIEELRFWCQYWILLALISSFERVGDIFISWLPLYGEMKVVFFVYLWYPKTKGTRHVYETLLKPYIAQHETEIDRKIMELRARAWDFFIFYFHNFAQAAQSTFIQAFQYVLAQSLRFPAAAAANQPPNVNVKTQSPVETESEPNSPPAPRALNKSLSALRSLEKQTSRGRKWPPPTPPQTPGREAAGTFNGEGVDIPDTIPGSPITDARARLRRSNSRSQAAS
- the LOC106451195 gene encoding LOW QUALITY PROTEIN: transcription factor E2FA (The sequence of the model RefSeq protein was modified relative to this genomic sequence to represent the inferred CDS: inserted 1 base in 1 codon) — encoded protein: MSGGVRSSPGPSRQPPPPPSSSAASVPVVPPISRHLAFASTKPPFHPSDNYHRFTPSHLTNNLVNGCGGLVDREEDAVVLRSPSRKRKTTMDVVTTTTSSTSNGFTSSDGFTSSPCRTPVSAKGGRVNIKSKSKVNQSIPQTPISNIGSPATLTPSGSCRYDSSLGLLTKKFVNLIKQAKDGMLDLNKAAETLEVQKRRIYDITNVLEGIDLIEKPXKNRILWKGVDASGPGDEDADVSDVQAEIENLSLEEQALDNQIRETEQRLRDLSENEKNQKWLFVTEEDIKSLPGFQNQTLIAVKAPHGTTLEVPDPDEAVGHPQRRYRIILRSTMGPIDVYLVSEFEEKFEDTNGPAEPPPPLCLPIASCSGSTENHDIEALTADNTGTTIEDQLSQVHAHAQPGETSDLNYLEEQVGGMLKITPSDVENDDTDYWLLSNADISMTDIWKTDSGIDWDYGIADVSTPPPMIGDISPTAIDSIPR